A window of bacterium contains these coding sequences:
- the rplD gene encoding 50S ribosomal protein L4 produces the protein MLIKVHSIQGSQVGEEKLPDELFGITPNYEVIAEAVRMYMANLRRGTASTLRRGEVSGGGKKPWPQKHTGWARSGSNRSPVWRGGGTVFGPHPRSYYYRLPKKKLALAFRSALSHKAKDNKILLVDKFELQEAKTRLFVEALKSLSMDIKKSALFIVTEKDTNFCRAGQNIEKIKFKNLKSLNTLDIVNSNTVVFSLNTLHSLLESHSPKDA, from the coding sequence TTCCCGACGAGTTATTCGGGATTACTCCGAACTATGAAGTAATTGCCGAAGCCGTTCGTATGTATATGGCGAATTTACGTAGGGGAACAGCATCAACCTTAAGACGCGGTGAAGTGAGTGGTGGCGGTAAAAAACCATGGCCTCAAAAACACACGGGATGGGCACGTTCAGGTTCAAACAGGTCACCTGTATGGAGAGGCGGCGGCACGGTATTTGGTCCACATCCAAGAAGTTATTATTATCGTTTGCCAAAGAAAAAACTAGCTCTTGCATTTCGTTCTGCATTATCTCATAAAGCCAAAGATAACAAAATATTGTTGGTTGATAAGTTTGAATTGCAGGAAGCAAAGACAAGATTATTCGTAGAAGCGTTAAAGAGTTTAAGTATGGACATTAAAAAATCCGCACTTTTTATAGTAACGGAAAAAGATACGAATTTCTGCAGAGCAGGACAGAATATTGAAAAGATTAAATTCAAAAATCTAAAATCTCTGAATACGCTGGATATTGTAAATTCAAATACGGTAGTATTTTCCTTAAATACCCTGCATTCTCTGCTTGAGAGTCATTCCCCTAAAGATGCTTAG
- a CDS encoding HD domain-containing protein translates to MKINIPELTQFIPVLMSTLSETTSKTNRGEASTKDISKKEIYLVGGAIRDSIVNSEQSIVNSKKTTNKQTIPTIKDFDFALNGSAISFAKRFAKKINGSFVILDKDIDEVRVVYKNGHNELIFDFCGITSINTDLLRRDFTINAISAKLPDMEVLDIFNSVKDIHQKTIRIISEQNIKDDPLRILRAFRLKSTMDFNISPKTTPILIKHRKLLKNIAGERIKQELFSILNSQKAYETLRFMAKKEILQVIIPELKKLTTTPQYKPTGNLLDHSLLTIKKIDIATHDFQKYAFNKIHILKFAGLLHDIGKPYCYSKDKLNRVHFYGHERKGVRLLEGIRERLKLSNSDFRSLSNLIEFHMRPHLLGEEKMPTNKAILRFIRDGGGDSILILLLAYADAMASGNRGRAGLLRLIDRSIEIWERMQQPKFKRLLTGNDLIRMGYKPGPLFKKILQTIEEEQIGNELSTRKQAIDFVRKNWRQK, encoded by the coding sequence ATGAAGATTAACATCCCCGAACTTACCCAGTTTATCCCAGTATTGATGTCAACTCTCTCCGAAACAACATCAAAAACCAATAGGGGAGAGGCTTCAACAAAAGACATCTCCAAGAAAGAAATATATCTGGTTGGAGGAGCAATACGAGACAGCATAGTCAATAGTGAACAATCAATAGTTAATAGCAAAAAAACAACAAATAAACAGACAATACCTACCATAAAAGACTTCGATTTCGCTCTAAACGGCTCAGCCATAAGCTTTGCAAAACGATTTGCTAAAAAAATTAACGGTAGTTTCGTTATTTTAGATAAAGACATTGACGAAGTAAGGGTAGTATACAAAAATGGCCATAATGAGCTTATTTTTGATTTCTGCGGTATAACCTCAATAAACACAGACCTTTTGAGGCGAGATTTCACTATAAATGCTATTTCGGCAAAATTACCAGATATGGAAGTACTCGATATTTTTAATAGTGTAAAAGACATCCATCAAAAAACCATAAGAATTATTTCCGAGCAAAATATAAAAGATGACCCCCTGAGAATATTGAGGGCATTTAGACTAAAATCAACCATGGACTTCAATATTTCCCCGAAAACCACTCCAATATTGATAAAACACAGAAAATTACTCAAAAATATCGCAGGCGAAAGAATAAAACAGGAACTTTTTAGCATCCTAAATTCCCAAAAAGCATACGAAACACTGCGCTTTATGGCAAAAAAAGAAATTTTACAGGTCATAATCCCGGAACTAAAGAAATTGACAACCACTCCCCAATACAAACCGACAGGAAATTTATTAGACCACTCACTTTTAACCATAAAAAAAATCGACATAGCAACCCACGATTTTCAAAAATATGCCTTTAACAAAATACATATACTTAAATTTGCTGGATTACTTCACGATATTGGTAAGCCATATTGTTATAGTAAGGATAAATTAAATAGGGTGCATTTTTATGGTCACGAGAGAAAAGGTGTGCGGTTACTTGAGGGTATCCGTGAAAGATTAAAGTTGAGCAACTCTGATTTTCGGAGTTTGTCTAATCTTATTGAGTTTCATATGAGGCCTCATTTGTTAGGGGAAGAGAAAATGCCGACAAACAAAGCCATATTAAGGTTTATAAGGGATGGGGGGGGGGATTCTATTTTGATATTGCTGTTGGCTTATGCGGATGCAATGGCATCCGGTAATAGGGGTAGGGCAGGGCTGTTAAGATTAATCGACAGGAGTATAGAGATATGGGAAAGAATGCAACAGCCTAAGTTCAAAAGATTATTAACCGGTAACGATTTAATCAGGATGGGGTATAAGCCGGGACCTTTATTCAAAAAGATTTTACAGACCATAGAAGAGGAACAAATAGGCAATGAATTATCTACACGTAAACAGGCAATAGATTTTGTTAGAAAAAACTGGAGGCAAAAATGA
- a CDS encoding OsmC family protein, with translation MTEIKTTFIKDMEFVAMTSSGNKVVMDTLKENGAGATPMELLLAALTGCTGMDIVSILKKMQLEFSKFEIVVQGEKSEEHPKIYKKIRLIYKLYGDLPPDKVKNAIDLSIDKYCSVSNMLKSVAEITYEYQILDSEQ, from the coding sequence ATGACAGAAATTAAAACTACCTTTATAAAAGATATGGAGTTTGTTGCTATGACTAGTTCCGGGAATAAGGTAGTTATGGATACATTAAAAGAAAATGGGGCAGGGGCAACGCCAATGGAACTATTGCTTGCCGCCCTGACAGGATGTACCGGCATGGATATTGTTTCCATATTAAAGAAGATGCAGCTTGAATTCAGTAAATTTGAAATAGTAGTCCAGGGAGAAAAATCAGAAGAGCACCCCAAGATATACAAAAAGATAAGACTCATATACAAGCTGTATGGAGATTTGCCCCCGGACAAAGTAAAGAATGCAATAGACTTATCGATTGATAAGTACTGCTCGGTTTCGAACATGTTAAAATCGGTAGCGGAGATAACTTATGAATACCAAATATTGGATAGTGAGCAGTAG
- a CDS encoding tetratricopeptide repeat protein, with amino-acid sequence MAKDHRKITKKDLKKDKFVEEGMMFAKWMYKHKNAAQYIIIGAVIVVAVGVYFYWTGQTKNNRAKEAYTTALIEYNKGNIEGALTNFEDISKLYGKTQYGINAGYWLANIYYLEGKYKESQEAYETYIKKGKDELLIQSSQLGIADSYLQTGDNLKAAQKYEEFNSKYPKSLLTPKAISNAIKCYKLLGNTERINTLTTTLNKNFPNSQYTL; translated from the coding sequence ATGGCAAAAGATCATAGAAAAATAACAAAGAAGGACTTAAAAAAGGACAAGTTTGTAGAAGAAGGAATGATGTTTGCAAAATGGATGTATAAACACAAAAACGCTGCACAGTATATAATAATTGGGGCAGTAATTGTTGTAGCAGTAGGAGTCTATTTCTACTGGACGGGACAAACCAAAAACAACAGGGCAAAAGAAGCATATACTACTGCTCTTATTGAATATAACAAAGGAAATATCGAAGGCGCATTAACAAATTTTGAAGACATATCTAAGTTATATGGCAAAACACAATATGGAATAAATGCCGGTTACTGGTTGGCAAACATCTATTACCTTGAAGGAAAATATAAAGAATCACAGGAAGCTTACGAAACTTACATTAAAAAAGGAAAAGATGAATTACTTATCCAATCTTCTCAACTCGGAATCGCGGATTCCTATCTCCAAACTGGTGATAATTTGAAAGCTGCACAAAAATACGAAGAATTCAACTCTAAATACCCGAAATCATTACTAACTCCAAAGGCCATATCCAACGCCATCAAATGCTACAAGCTTCTTGGCAACACAGAACGCATAAACACACTAACCACAACCCTTAACAAAAACTTCCCAAATTCACAATACACCTTATAA
- the recJ gene encoding single-stranded-DNA-specific exonuclease RecJ — MKTNWLLKENLDFGEVTNIANRLNIEKTTAELAMSKNYRTPDEIYSFLNPELSNLHDPFLFTQMERAVERIVRAVKAKEKILIYGDYDVDGTTGTAFLYHILKKMGTVSDFYIPNRVSEGYGLTEAGVEYCMTSSASLIITVDCGMGAGERVKLLQKNGKDVIIIDHHEGTGEILPAVAVINSKIENYPFRELSACGIVFKLGQAIFERTKMDKEELWNYLDLVALATVCDVTPLIDENRIFVKEGLKVLSKTKNIGLQKLMEKTRLSGQKLSPYQLGFILGPRINAKGRLGDAKETVNLFTTQDGEEASKIGQALENENNERQKIQKQIIQEAEQEIKDVSEVIIIAKEGWHPGVIGIAASKLADKFYRPTMLIALNGDIGRGSARSIPEFNIYEALSKCKELFSAFGGHKAAAGFTIKKENIPLLKDRIIERTNIKVLVKDLIPKIIIDKKLSIQSISEKLVNELEKIEPFGCGNSKPMFVSTGLQVIGYPRIVGNNHIKFKVRGDNKMGEVIGFGLKEMLMGTGEYIDLVYELKRENRGANSKIMLYAKDIDKNGKRS, encoded by the coding sequence ATGAAAACGAATTGGTTGTTGAAAGAAAATTTGGATTTTGGTGAGGTAACGAATATAGCTAATAGGTTGAATATAGAAAAAACGACTGCGGAGTTGGCGATGAGTAAAAATTACAGGACTCCCGACGAGATTTATAGTTTTCTTAATCCGGAACTTAGTAATCTTCATGACCCATTTTTATTTACTCAAATGGAAAGAGCAGTTGAAAGAATAGTAAGAGCGGTTAAAGCAAAAGAGAAGATTCTTATATATGGTGATTATGATGTGGACGGAACAACAGGAACTGCATTTTTATACCATATATTAAAAAAGATGGGTACTGTTTCTGATTTCTATATCCCGAATCGCGTAAGTGAAGGATATGGATTAACGGAAGCAGGAGTTGAATACTGTATGACATCTTCTGCAAGCTTAATAATAACAGTAGATTGTGGTATGGGCGCAGGGGAAAGAGTTAAGTTGTTACAGAAAAATGGAAAAGACGTAATCATTATTGACCACCATGAAGGAACCGGAGAAATATTACCGGCGGTTGCGGTGATTAATTCCAAAATTGAAAACTACCCTTTCAGAGAACTGTCGGCTTGCGGTATAGTATTTAAACTCGGACAGGCAATCTTCGAGAGAACAAAAATGGACAAAGAGGAGTTGTGGAATTATTTAGACTTAGTTGCCCTTGCAACAGTATGCGATGTAACTCCCTTAATAGATGAAAATAGGATATTCGTAAAAGAAGGGTTAAAGGTTTTATCAAAGACAAAAAATATAGGGTTGCAAAAGTTAATGGAAAAAACAAGACTCAGTGGTCAGAAGTTGAGTCCATATCAATTAGGATTTATTTTAGGTCCCCGGATAAATGCAAAAGGAAGATTGGGAGATGCCAAAGAAACCGTAAATTTGTTTACGACTCAAGATGGGGAAGAGGCATCTAAAATTGGACAGGCATTAGAAAATGAAAACAACGAAAGGCAAAAAATACAAAAACAAATCATCCAGGAAGCAGAACAGGAAATTAAGGACGTTTCCGAAGTTATCATAATTGCAAAAGAAGGATGGCACCCCGGAGTAATAGGTATCGCCGCCTCCAAACTTGCGGATAAATTCTATAGACCGACAATGCTTATCGCATTAAATGGAGATATAGGCAGAGGATCGGCAAGATCAATACCAGAATTTAATATTTATGAAGCCCTGTCTAAATGTAAAGAACTTTTCTCCGCTTTTGGGGGACATAAAGCTGCTGCAGGATTTACCATAAAAAAAGAAAATATTCCCCTTCTTAAAGATAGAATAATAGAAAGAACTAACATTAAAGTTTTAGTAAAAGATTTGATACCTAAGATTATAATAGATAAGAAGTTAAGTATCCAATCTATAAGTGAAAAATTGGTTAATGAATTAGAAAAGATAGAACCTTTTGGATGTGGAAATTCGAAACCGATGTTTGTAAGTACTGGACTTCAGGTGATAGGATATCCGAGAATTGTTGGTAATAACCATATAAAATTTAAGGTTAGAGGCGATAATAAAATGGGGGAGGTGATAGGTTTTGGATTGAAGGAAATGTTAATGGGAACCGGGGAGTACATAGATTTGGTTTATGAATTAAAAAGAGAAAACCGGGGTGCAAACTCCAAGATAATGCTTTATGCAAAGGACATAGACAAAAATGGCAAAAGATCATAG
- a CDS encoding epoxyqueuosine reductase QueH — MVDKKVLLHICCAPCATVGIETLKKEQCEIEGYFFNPNIYPKEEYQKRLLSAQKLSKILDIGLITEEYKPEEWKKTVKGMEKEKEGGQRCAECFRFRLEATAKKAKEKSMPNFTTTLTLSPHKNEKLINYIGQEIGERYSINFLKYDFKKDNGFQKSVTLSKQYDIYRQSYCGCEFGKSI, encoded by the coding sequence ATGGTGGATAAAAAAGTATTATTACATATATGTTGTGCCCCTTGTGCTACCGTTGGAATAGAAACATTAAAAAAAGAACAGTGTGAAATAGAAGGTTACTTTTTTAACCCAAATATTTATCCTAAAGAAGAATACCAAAAAAGACTGCTATCTGCTCAAAAACTATCAAAGATACTTGATATTGGCTTGATTACAGAAGAATACAAGCCGGAAGAGTGGAAAAAAACAGTCAAAGGAATGGAAAAAGAAAAGGAAGGCGGGCAAAGATGCGCGGAATGCTTTAGGTTCAGACTGGAAGCTACCGCTAAAAAAGCCAAAGAGAAAAGTATGCCAAATTTTACAACTACACTTACCCTGTCTCCTCACAAAAATGAAAAATTAATCAACTATATCGGACAAGAAATAGGGGAGAGGTATAGTATAAATTTTCTAAAGTATGACTTCAAAAAAGATAATGGATTTCAAAAAAGTGTTACCTTATCAAAACAGTATGATATTTATAGGCAGTCATACTGTGGTTGTGAATTTGGAAAATCAATATGA